A segment of the Fusarium oxysporum f. sp. lycopersici 4287 chromosome 4, whole genome shotgun sequence genome:
TAGCCACGTCAGGGTTTGGATAGTACCAGCACGCGATAGCAATAATAGCATAGATGACCTATTAATGTCAGTCACTAGAATCCTTACAAGTTGGTCTTGACTTACCACGAGAAGTGAGCCCTCAAGCCAGTTGGACTCGCCATCACGGAGGAAGTTTCCAACCACCAAGATAGACAGGACAAGTAGTGCGATCATGAAAATCTCAAAGTTCAAGTCCATAGGCTTTCCGATGGCCCAGCCTACGAGAACGACAAGGGGGCCGTTGAATAGGGCAGTCTGGATGGAAGGCCCAAGGCAGTGATACAAAGCAACGTTGATAACACCATCTAAGAAATTTGTTAGCTGACACTTTCATGAGTGAAGCACGGCACCAACCATATGCTTCGTCAATAGCTGTCAAATgttcagcagccttctcaacaaaAGGCAATAGAATGAGACCCAAGAACTGATCAGGCACTCCACTTTCAACAACATgctcaatcttctcaacaaggaAGATCAAAAGAGCAGTCACAAAAGCAAGGGCAATCAACAGAGCAACAATGGTCTCAGTCATGGTAAACTTGGGCTTCTCCATATCAGCCTCGCGATCAGCATCTCGGTGCTCATCCATCTCAATAACCTCGTCGAAGATGCTATGCTGGCTGCTGGCTTGATACCAGAtgtagaagaagaaggcaatAATCAGTGCAATAGATGTAGCCTGACTAATGCGAAGGACATCGTCTTGGAGTTTACCCTCTGTGAATTTCTCGTGTAGAACTCGGAAGCCTGGGAAGTCGGGTACAACCTCGGCTTTGAGGGCGGAGTAGAATGCACTGGGAATGAGAAGACCAAATGCTgcgacaagaagaagtccTGTGCCAACCTCTGAGACAATAGCGTGGAACTTTTGGCTGGCTTGCTTGAGGCCACCAACGAAGAAACAGAGGCcgagacagagaagaagattggtcAGGATGCTACCAAGGATCGCGGCCTGGATGATTGGAATGAGGTTTCCTTCATCGCCGTT
Coding sequences within it:
- a CDS encoding Ca2+:H+ antiporter, whose protein sequence is MASNILPGHGSGHRDESTPLLPQISSHIAHEGESGRSGFHPRHFLAVLWRSSCTASKWVNILWPFVPIAIILQFFPGLHLWKFATAYIAVIPTANLLGFAGQEFARKLPKVAGILIETTFGSIIEIILFLVLLSKHEVNAPEDNGDEGNLIPIIQAAILGSILTNLLLCLGLCFFVGGLKQASQKFHAIVSEVGTGLLLVAAFGLLIPSAFYSALKAEVVPDFPGFRVLHEKFTEGKLQDDVLRISQATSIALIIAFFFYIWYQASSQHSIFDEVIEMDEHRDADREADMEKPKFTMTETIVALLIALAFVTALLIFLVEKIEHVVESGVPDQFLGLILLPFVEKAAEHLTAIDEAYDGVINVALYHCLGPSIQTALFNGPLVVLVGWAIGKPMDLNFEIFMIALLVLSILVVGNFLRDGESNWLEGSLLVVIYAIIAIACWYYPNPDVATSNGLEGSEMVNVTMSVDTLRQLQKLINAQLPQN